In Methylomonas sp. ZR1, one DNA window encodes the following:
- a CDS encoding DNA internalization-related competence protein ComEC/Rec2, with product MNLSSLLFLAGIVAVQQFSRLPSLFEFIGLGVSSLLLIYRRHWRLFALLAGVLWASLFGSWRLSQQLPDTYQNQEVKIQGYIASLPQQQEQRTNFDFIVTTPSGNFPDKIRLSWYYPKLNLAAGQGWEFRVKLRRPHGRLNPGGFDFEAWLFANHIGATGYVRDKPPPQIVSLSPSIGQYFARCRQAIADRLDAALPGSGQLGVIKALTIGSQNAITQEQWRVFRITGVVHLIVISGSHISLIAGLIYLWTRRLWAWTGILSFSPQRAAALCAWLAAVFYAGLAGYSVPTLRAVIMLSVALAAIAWQRNTAPMRILLLALLAVLLFDPLAVLSVGFWLSFVAVALLIYVSAGRLGRPSYWREAGAAQLATAVGLSPLLIVFFQQVSLISPVANWLAVPVIGILIVPPALLAVVLLFIWPTFGALLLQVLDYVLQGLWWVLSHMAELPLASVYCLPPPWYAIVLAAIGVLLLLAPRGFPCRYLSPLLFFPLLLVDVEKPKPGEAWLTVLDVGQGLAAVVQTAEHALVFDTGARYSEYSDMGDSVVVPFLRDQGISRVDGLVISHGDNDHSGGADSILAELPVDKVLSSVPEWAAREHGEYCRAGQTWRWDEVTFKVLSPPEQGFIGDNDNSCVLQVSSAQQVFLLTGDIEQTAENWLVREYADKLASDVLLAPHHGSKTSSSLALLEKVNPRLILVPAGYQNRFGFPHRQVIERYSQLGMAWLNTAEQGAISVHSGPERIEPIAERVKRQRYWRTPVPNRQSIDVR from the coding sequence ATGAATCTGAGCAGTTTGCTATTTCTGGCCGGAATTGTTGCTGTCCAACAGTTCAGCCGCTTGCCTAGTCTGTTTGAGTTTATCGGTTTGGGGGTTAGCAGCTTGTTGTTGATTTATCGGCGCCATTGGCGGCTTTTCGCGCTGCTGGCTGGGGTGTTGTGGGCGAGTTTATTCGGTAGCTGGCGGCTGTCCCAACAACTCCCCGATACCTATCAAAATCAGGAAGTGAAAATTCAAGGCTATATCGCCAGTCTGCCGCAACAACAAGAGCAGCGCACCAATTTTGATTTTATTGTCACGACGCCATCCGGCAACTTTCCGGATAAAATTCGCCTGAGCTGGTATTACCCAAAGCTCAACTTGGCTGCGGGACAGGGCTGGGAGTTCCGGGTAAAGTTGCGCAGGCCGCACGGCCGCCTCAACCCCGGCGGCTTTGACTTCGAAGCGTGGTTATTTGCCAACCATATCGGTGCTACGGGTTATGTGCGCGACAAACCGCCGCCGCAAATCGTGAGCTTATCGCCGAGTATCGGTCAATATTTTGCTCGGTGTCGGCAAGCGATTGCTGATCGACTGGACGCTGCTTTGCCCGGCAGCGGTCAGTTGGGTGTCATAAAAGCATTGACCATCGGCAGCCAAAACGCAATCACCCAAGAGCAATGGCGCGTGTTTAGAATCACCGGTGTGGTGCATTTAATCGTGATTTCCGGTTCGCATATCAGTCTGATCGCCGGCCTGATTTACCTTTGGACTAGGCGGCTTTGGGCTTGGACCGGGATACTAAGTTTTTCGCCGCAACGAGCCGCCGCATTGTGCGCTTGGCTGGCTGCGGTGTTTTATGCTGGTTTGGCAGGCTATTCGGTGCCCACTCTACGTGCGGTGATTATGCTCAGCGTGGCTTTGGCAGCAATCGCGTGGCAGCGTAACACCGCGCCAATGCGAATTTTATTGCTGGCGTTGCTGGCTGTCTTGCTGTTCGATCCGTTGGCTGTGCTATCGGTTGGCTTTTGGCTGTCATTCGTGGCGGTGGCATTATTGATTTACGTGTCCGCGGGTCGATTGGGCAGACCTTCTTACTGGCGCGAAGCCGGCGCCGCGCAATTGGCTACAGCTGTGGGCTTGTCGCCCTTATTGATCGTATTTTTTCAGCAAGTATCGTTGATATCGCCTGTCGCCAATTGGTTGGCGGTGCCGGTTATCGGCATCTTGATCGTCCCACCGGCCTTGCTGGCGGTGGTGTTACTGTTTATCTGGCCGACGTTCGGGGCGCTGTTGCTGCAAGTTCTGGATTATGTTTTGCAAGGCTTGTGGTGGGTGCTGTCGCACATGGCCGAACTACCATTAGCCAGCGTCTATTGCCTCCCGCCGCCTTGGTATGCCATTGTTCTGGCGGCCATTGGCGTGCTGCTGTTGTTAGCGCCCAGGGGTTTTCCATGCCGGTATTTAAGCCCTTTACTGTTTTTCCCGCTATTACTGGTTGATGTCGAAAAACCGAAACCCGGTGAAGCTTGGTTGACTGTGCTGGACGTGGGTCAAGGATTAGCAGCCGTGGTGCAAACTGCGGAACATGCTCTGGTGTTTGATACCGGCGCACGTTATTCAGAATATTCCGACATGGGCGATTCAGTGGTTGTGCCGTTTTTACGCGATCAGGGCATCTCTAGGGTCGATGGCTTGGTGATTAGTCATGGTGACAATGATCACAGTGGCGGTGCAGATTCGATACTTGCCGAATTACCGGTAGACAAGGTCCTTAGTAGCGTTCCTGAATGGGCCGCACGCGAACACGGCGAGTATTGCCGGGCAGGACAAACCTGGCGTTGGGATGAAGTAACATTTAAGGTGCTGTCCCCGCCGGAACAGGGATTCATCGGTGATAACGATAACTCCTGCGTATTACAAGTAAGCTCCGCACAGCAGGTTTTTTTGCTGACCGGCGACATCGAACAAACAGCCGAAAACTGGTTGGTGCGCGAGTACGCTGACAAACTTGCCAGCGACGTATTGTTGGCACCGCACCATGGCAGCAAAACTTCATCAAGCCTGGCTTTGCTTGAAAAAGTTAATCCCAGGCTTATTTTGGTTCCCGCCGGTTATCAAAACCGTTTTGGTTTTCCGCATCGCCAGGTTATCGAACGCTATAGCCAGCTTGGCATGGCTTGGTTGAATACGGCCGAACAGGGCGCTATTTCGGTGCATAGTGGACCTGAAAGAATTGAGCCGATAGCCGAACGTGTCAAACGGCAACGCTATTGGCGCACACCAGTGCCGAATCGGCAGAGTATTGATGTCAGATAA
- a CDS encoding PilZ domain-containing protein: MAHIIIEPPPPGGEIIIDGQVVDMSYSGIKIRLKEPLGQAVEEAELRISIILPESRVAMSIHGNIKHIREDRECGLQYNPNKHSEDEFDDLMFECVKLAPQRKD; this comes from the coding sequence GTGGCGCACATCATTATCGAACCGCCACCGCCCGGCGGTGAAATCATCATCGATGGCCAGGTCGTCGATATGAGTTACAGCGGCATTAAAATTCGTTTGAAAGAACCCCTGGGGCAAGCAGTGGAAGAGGCCGAGTTGCGGATTTCCATCATCCTGCCGGAATCGAGGGTAGCGATGTCGATACACGGCAACATCAAACATATCCGCGAAGACCGCGAATGCGGATTGCAATATAATCCGAATAAACACAGCGAAGACGAATTCGACGATCTGATGTTCGAATGCGTCAAGTTGGCACCACAGCGTAAAGATTAA
- a CDS encoding YbdD/YjiX family protein, translated as MSAFILSFRSFWRHLNGDAAYERYLRHCHEHHAEQLRPLSRKAFFAAETQRKWNGVKRCC; from the coding sequence ATGAGCGCGTTCATTCTGTCTTTTCGATCATTCTGGCGCCACCTAAACGGCGATGCCGCTTATGAACGCTATCTGCGACACTGCCACGAACATCACGCGGAACAGCTTCGACCCTTAAGCCGAAAGGCGTTTTTTGCTGCTGAAACGCAGCGTAAATGGAATGGCGTGAAGCGGTGTTGCTGA
- a CDS encoding GGDEF domain-containing protein: MKIDGLQTFLAEVQSEFKPEGIDANIYYFYDDVWRDLSCSSVCDSATTNYLTRSKLEQVAFHATNHLDAWFYFSSADCVVCLTCSKSPQLQTRRKYRERLQKIEESASNAYKVSHNQLTHLLAKNSFRERLASAITDVERPEMHNTEALESGVARALAVMALDIDHFKQVNDTWGHLYGDQVLRTFGRRLENCADDIQEKGVGDPTISLGHPSGEEFLIFIQANVLREQFVEWANDFRKSIADEVLPTDTEWQWLSSSGSIGVLQLPPTQDRSTTVSVGVALHNSASLLGQRSEEVSDLLDRADTALYRAKAAGRNQVICYDEILSSCGRVIEQDKNTRVVALDIGSNVGVSEGQEFKVFSPTFSGKTKFFINDGRTKRTLGEYPRVQSARIVIFNAQPEISFAYVAEPEPSNSDPLLEPGSHLEAIPAGSIGHLLPSFSKYLPSTSDKHERGVTSELLDFIKTSVSNNGAPFAVVVRFTREGEYLRKYGTVALNTALAKLYREAQIVFPPATLIELLDRGSICIAGPNSVYKESIVTDFIESVTVDLHELGVFAGIFCEADRESSTSDTENSLDATNAVEFARFAAADAGRKPETRLRHFSYSVASSVLGALLESNAFEIAYADFERLRRLGVESARLFNLGGLIAVSLGNRRQALEHYSAAISRDSETLVYKSNYATSAYILKEFDPALKILNPVSLEEIDKLRLIHPFGYHCYARLLAMAWQNKSIFFDSSRFLHIANIALSIPEFQKSPDNAVIREALASLTEIQ, encoded by the coding sequence ATGAAAATCGATGGATTACAAACTTTTCTCGCCGAAGTTCAGAGCGAGTTCAAACCAGAAGGAATTGATGCAAATATCTATTATTTTTACGATGACGTTTGGCGTGACCTATCTTGTAGCTCAGTTTGTGATAGTGCAACAACCAACTATCTAACCCGATCCAAATTAGAACAGGTGGCCTTCCACGCAACAAACCACTTAGACGCTTGGTTTTATTTTTCTTCTGCTGATTGTGTTGTCTGTTTGACGTGCTCAAAGTCTCCACAATTACAAACACGGCGCAAGTATCGCGAACGACTTCAAAAGATTGAAGAAAGCGCCTCAAATGCTTATAAGGTCTCACACAATCAGTTGACGCACCTTCTAGCCAAAAATTCATTTCGAGAACGATTGGCATCAGCTATTACTGACGTTGAGAGGCCCGAGATGCATAACACTGAGGCACTGGAAAGCGGTGTGGCTCGAGCATTGGCCGTTATGGCTCTGGATATTGATCACTTCAAACAGGTCAATGACACATGGGGCCATCTTTACGGTGATCAGGTTCTCAGGACTTTTGGTAGACGACTTGAGAATTGTGCTGACGATATTCAAGAAAAAGGAGTAGGTGACCCGACCATATCCCTTGGACATCCTTCTGGGGAAGAGTTTCTTATCTTCATCCAGGCAAATGTTCTGAGGGAACAGTTTGTTGAATGGGCAAATGATTTTCGAAAATCTATTGCAGACGAAGTATTACCAACAGACACCGAATGGCAATGGCTTTCTAGCTCGGGCAGTATTGGTGTTCTACAACTGCCACCAACTCAGGATCGATCCACAACAGTCAGCGTGGGTGTGGCATTGCACAACAGTGCATCTCTCCTAGGACAGAGATCTGAAGAAGTTTCTGACTTACTTGATCGAGCCGATACTGCACTCTACCGGGCAAAAGCAGCTGGGAGAAATCAAGTAATCTGCTACGACGAGATACTTTCCAGTTGCGGGCGAGTTATCGAACAAGATAAAAATACTCGGGTTGTTGCTTTGGACATCGGCTCAAATGTAGGTGTGTCTGAAGGTCAAGAGTTTAAAGTATTCTCGCCAACCTTTTCCGGTAAGACGAAATTTTTCATAAACGATGGTCGAACTAAACGTACCTTAGGCGAATATCCGCGAGTACAATCGGCTAGAATTGTAATTTTTAACGCACAGCCTGAAATTTCGTTTGCATACGTTGCAGAGCCGGAACCCAGTAATTCTGACCCGCTTCTGGAGCCTGGATCGCACCTTGAGGCTATACCTGCTGGCTCCATTGGTCATCTGCTACCATCATTTTCAAAGTACCTTCCATCTACATCGGATAAGCATGAGCGAGGTGTTACTAGCGAGTTACTAGATTTCATTAAAACATCAGTCAGTAATAATGGAGCTCCTTTCGCTGTAGTCGTTAGGTTTACTAGAGAGGGCGAATATCTTCGAAAATACGGAACGGTTGCGCTAAATACTGCCCTAGCCAAACTTTATCGTGAGGCTCAGATAGTCTTTCCTCCTGCAACATTAATTGAATTGCTAGACCGAGGCTCAATCTGCATCGCCGGCCCCAATAGTGTTTATAAGGAAAGCATAGTTACTGATTTTATTGAAAGTGTAACGGTGGATCTTCACGAACTAGGAGTGTTCGCTGGTATATTCTGCGAAGCAGACCGAGAGTCTTCAACTAGTGATACTGAGAATTCGCTCGACGCGACGAATGCCGTTGAGTTCGCTCGCTTTGCCGCAGCTGATGCAGGTCGCAAACCAGAAACACGGCTACGCCACTTTAGTTACAGTGTTGCTTCAAGTGTGCTAGGCGCGCTTTTAGAATCCAACGCATTTGAGATCGCGTATGCAGACTTCGAAAGGTTACGCCGTCTAGGTGTAGAGTCCGCTCGTTTGTTTAACCTTGGAGGTTTGATCGCTGTAAGCCTTGGCAATCGCCGTCAAGCACTCGAACACTACTCTGCCGCAATATCTAGAGATTCGGAGACCCTCGTCTATAAGAGTAACTACGCGACTTCTGCATACATATTGAAAGAATTCGATCCAGCTCTTAAGATCCTAAATCCAGTATCACTAGAAGAGATTGACAAACTTCGTCTCATCCATCCTTTTGGTTATCAC